A single region of the Eremothecium gossypii ATCC 10895 chromosome V, complete sequence genome encodes:
- the SSK22 gene encoding mitogen-activated protein kinase kinase kinase SSK22 (Syntenic homolog of Saccharomyces cerevisiae YCR073C (SSK22) and YNR031C (SSK2)) translates to MRARSEGPGRNLSPRTGVPRSPAVVSSQGILRSPSLKSGASPMSTLGLGWKHGQQSPTGHVAQYLSPLSADSSSAPSRKTSITGLSTLRGGSPSRKPRSNSVSSNFKMAEDAENNTPTLVLPPSLASLNSQSTLSTVYTGNPAAAANPEASSSSSKSGNSATSSLRSGYKPMKRQYVLNEQLYLSRMKNSHLDDYYTRGIAPTMNDDEEDDTDLDTPDVNIDNDDQAFGSNVFTFHDRETSRSVDNELVMLSTKHLLGKMNWLRELDPGNPDIEAPLEFLARAENVSINSATPQDNRQDIEGMLGKLSRNPLVQERLEWQTMLWNVLRGDIVNSEKTKLAEQRTTDELTTQFSDELWLELKSWLYGRSVEDQRTWLQYLRASTDSIFERIIEFRLEDDIEIPDAVVKVESLLNEYYKVIPYWKNCQQMYKEKPITNSDDFKLRIETLNTYVVMYAAFKTEITALHQWIGNDDPEAEGAAGGIEDIKCAEKPIAEQVLKEKDIETIFQKKIFYRHGPWVFKAKLAAIEYGDYFNLMNLPSLNGYLTTLITFPMKLIKEIILIRLNYARKLQKPTMMMIDQMIDDFKSYIKLAVQIIYTINLYCSNKELQLGNVIDDTFDKTVNDAISYFFKLLNLKLVDSTKKSFKNFKEPEALFSHWEDLKNVGCHIDGANEVVPTGFVSLTLRLLNKLHAYILKEQNSVTEKVSKAECEKWIMVTLENIGLFKRKMNRFSNVLTKALQNSANYRINDIRLLLQNLKDTGHFLIYTGGYLEDSGTYLFASKELLGYSGTDILRIVKGMEVGSDLIPEVSITNSLSVYTAIEQGVCSDPIFVQEERPDGLSYYHVQSECNKRHIGKSRGKIIHSYDSFYGSETEGSELYELERKLKSLGYLVAVCPDEPILWEGEMYNLSYEKQLNAEDFPVNITPGMLTLMAQGSTYSMEYQCDKFQHFAGNSVVFTEKRCSIVPAEQTLQKINKAYFRITYHTLAHHHKLVSTIQRKFRGFESLNTVFIFCRDFAKNFLRSNVASYETKSVIIMQMLKVSIGWLTFLIDDCDPNDPKTFRWCVLAMEFAMQMTSGWNILGISGEQFKTLKDKISGCMALLISHFDIMGVRSREAENTVMPQVRAIMDFETDDEETVQQLNTKMRLKAINELEQNTVNTRRQVGKVLDATDKDNQYLLTLASSLSNVSIKWQKRSFIGGGSFGSVYSAVNLDTGDILAVKEIKFNDRKTIKQVFPSIRDEMTVLEMLNHPNVVQYYGVEVHRDRVNIFMEYCEGGSLASLLAHGRIEDEMVTQVYSLQMLEGLAYLHESGVDHRDIKPENILLDFNGIIKYVDFGAAKVLASNGSKKLNLEQHMEGEKMIGTPMYMSPEAISGTGYGKFGSDDIWSLGCVILEMVTGRRPWANLDNQWAIIYQVAAGQIPMFPSKNEMSQAGIKFLSRCLIQDPNQRSTAVELLMDPWIIEIRTIAFGDDTVEPVSKERPLNS, encoded by the coding sequence ATGCGAGCCCGATCAGAGGGCCCAGGGCGTAATCTGTCTCCGAGGACCGGAGTACCCCGTAGTCCTGCAGTGGTGTCGTCGCAGGGCATTCTGCGGAGCCCATCTCTGAAGAGCGGGGCAAGTCCGATGAGTACGCTGGGGCTGGGGTGGAAACACGGCCAACAGAGCCCGACGGGGCACGTAGCGCAGTACCTGTCGCCACTATCGGCAGACTCCTCGTCCGCGCCAAGCCGCAAGACGAGCATCACCGGGCTCTCGACGCTGCGGGGGGGCTCGCCGTCGCGGAAACCGCGGTCGAACTCCGTCAGTAGCAACTTCAAGATGGCGGAGGACGCGGAGAATAACACGCCAACGCTGGTGCTGCCGCCGAGCCTGGCGTCGCTGAACTCACAGTCGACTCTCTCGACAGTCTATACGGGGAATcctgccgccgcggccaACCCAGAGGCGTCGTCTAGCTCGTCGAAGTCTGGTAACAGCGCCACGAGCTCGCTGCGCTCGGGGTACAAGCCGATGAAGCGCCAGTACGTGCTGAACGAGCAGCTGTACCTGTCGCGCATGAAGAACAGTCACCTGGACGACTACTACACCCGGGGGATTGCGCCTACGATGAACGATGATGAGGAAGATGACACAGATCTGGATACGCCAGACGTTAATATAGACAACGACGACCAGGCTTTTGGCTCGAACGTGTTCACGTTCCACGACCGGGAGACATCGCGCAGCGTTGATAACGAGCTGGTGATGTTGAGCACAAAGCACCTCCTCGGGAAGATGAACTGGCTCCGAGAACTAGATCCGGGAAATCCAGATATCGAGGCGCCGCTAGAGTTTCTGGCGCGGGCGGAAAATGTCAGCATCAACAGCGCAACGCCGCAAGATAATCGCCAGGACATCGAGGGGATGCTGGGAAAGCTCTCTCGGAACCCGCTGGTGCAAGAGCGGCTCGAATGGCAAACCATGCTCTGGAACGTGCTGCGTGGCGATATCGTTAACTCTGAGAAAACGAAGCTGGCGGAACAGCGCACAACTGATGAGTTGACTACCCAGTTCAGTGACGAGTTATGGCTGGAGCTCAAGTCCTGGTTGTACGGCCGGAGTGTTGAGGACCAACGCACATGGCTTCAATATCTGCGTGCGTCGACTGATAGTATTTTCGAGCGTATTATAGAGTTTCGACTAGAAGATGATATTGAAATACCCGATGCAGTTGTAAAGGTTGAGAGTCTCCTGAATGAGTACTATAAAGTCATTCCATATTGGAAGAATTGCCAACAGATGTACAAAGAAAAACCCATAACAAACTCGGATGACTTCAAGCTCCGAATCGAGACACTTAACACATATGTTGTTATGTACGCTGCGTTCAAGACAGAGATAACTGCCTTGCATCAGTGGATAGGCAATGATGACCCGGAGGCTGAAGGAGCTGCCGGTGGAATAGAGGACATAAAGTGTGCCGAAAAACCAATTGCTGAACAAGTTTTAAAGGAAAAAGATATTGAGACGATATTTCAAAAGAAGATTTTTTACCGCCATGGCCCTTGGGTATTCAAGGCTAAACTTGCAGCTATCGAATACGGTGACTATTTTAATCTGATGAACCTTCCCAGCTTAAACGGTTACCTAACCACCTTAATTACTTTTCCCATGAAATTAATCAAAGAAATTATTCTCATTAGATTGAACTATGCTAGAAAACTACAGAAACCTACAATGATGATGATTGATCAAATGATTGATGACTTCAAATCATATATTAAGCTCGCTGTCCAGATCATATATACTATTAACCTTTACTGTAGCAACAAGGAGCTTCAACTGGGAAACGTGATAGACGATACATTTGATAAAACGGTGAATGATGCCATATCATATTTTTTTAAGCTACTGAACTTAAAGCTAGTTGACTCTACAAAAAAATCGTTTAAAAACTTTAAGGAACCTGAAGCATTGTTCTCACATTGGGAAGATCTAAAAAACGTTGGCTGTCACATAGATGGTGCAAACGAAGTGGTTCCCACAGGCTTCGTTAGCCTCACACTAAGACTGCTAAATAAACTGCACGCATATATTCTGAAGGAGCAGAATAGTGTCACAGAAAAAGTATCCAAGGCTGAGTGCGAAAAATGGATCATGGTTACATTAGAAAATATTGGCTTGTTCAAAAGAAAAATGAACAGATTTTCAAATGTTCTAACGAAGGCGCTGCAGAATTCCGCAAACTATCGCATTAATGATATTCGGCTGCTATTACAAAACCTTAAAGATACCGGTCATTTCTTGATCTATACTGGAGGATATCTGGAGGATAGTGGGACATACTTATTCGCTAGTAAGGAGTTACTAGGGTATTCCGGCACTGATATACTGCGGATAGTGAAGGGAATGGAAGTAGGCTCTGACTTGATCCCAGAGGTCTCCATAACAAACAGTCTCTCTGTCTACACCGCAATAGAACAAGGTGTATGTTCCGATCCGATATTTGTACAGGAAGAGAGACCTGATGGACTTTCCTACTACCATGTCCAATCCGAGTGCAATAAGCGGCATATAGGGAAAAGTCGTGGGAAGATTATTCATTCATACGATTCATTTTATGGTTCAGAAACTGAAGGAAGTGAACTATATGAATTGGAACGCAAACTAAAGTCACTCGGCTATTTGGTTGCTGTATGTCCAGACGAGCCAATCTTATGGGAAGGAGAAATGTACAACCTATCCTATGAAAAGCAACTGAACGCAGAAGATTTTCCTGTCAATATTACCCCAGGCATGTTAACTTTAATGGCGCAAGGCTCAACTTACTCCATGGAGTATCAGTGTGACAAATTCCAGCACTTTGCTGGTAACTCTGTTGTATTCACTGAGAAGCGTTGTTCAATCGTTCCTGCTGAGCAAACCTTGCAAAAGATCAACAAGGCGTATTTTCGAATCACATACCATACTCTTGCCCATCATCACAAATTGGTCAGCactatacagcgcaagtTCAGAGGTTTTGAGTCGCTTAATACTGTATTCATCTTCTGCAGAGACTTTGCGAAGAATTTCCTGCGATCCAACGTAGCCTCATATGAGACAAAATCTGTAATCATCATGCAGATGCTGAAAGTCAGTATCGGATGGCTAACTTTCCTTATTGATGATTGTGATCCAAATGATCCAAAAACATTTAGATGGTGTGTCCTAGCAATGGAATTTGCAATGCAGATGACTAGTGGTTGGAACATTTTGGGTATAAGTGGAGAACAGTTCAAAACTCTCAAGGACAAAATATCTGGATGTATGGCTTTGTTAATCTCACATTTTGATATAATGGGAGTAAGGTCAAGGGAAGCTGAAAATACTGTGATGCCGCAGGTGCGTGCGATCATGGATTTTGAAACTGATGATGAAGAAACAGTTCAGCAACTGAACACAAAGATGCGTCTGAAGGCAATCAACGAATTGGAACAGAACACGGTTAACACCCGCCGCCAAGTTGGTAAGGTTTTGGATGCAACAGATAAGGATAACCAATACCTGTTGACTTTGGCCTCTTCGCTCTCAAATGTGTCTATCAAGTGGCAGAAGCGCAGCTTTATCGGCGGGGGCTCCTTTGGCTCGGTGTATTCCGCAGTTAACTTGGATACAGGTGACATCTTGGCGGTGAAAGAAATCAAGTTCAATGACAGAAAGACCATAAAACAGGTCTTCCCATCAATTCGCGATGAAATGACTGTTCTTGAAATGCTGAACCACCCCAACGTCGTCCAATACTACGGCGTGGAAGTCCATAGGGACAGGGTGAATATCTTCATGGAATACTGTGAAGGTGGATCTCTGGCGAGCTTGTTGGCCCACGGCCGCATAGAAGACGAGATGGTCACGCAGGTGTACTCCCTACAGATGCTTGAAGGCCTGGCCTATCTACACGAATCCGGTGTCGACCATAGGGACATCAAGCCTGAGAATATACTGCTCGACTTTAACGGCATAATTAAGTACGTGGATTTCGGCGCCGCAAAGGTCTTGGCCTCCAATGGGTCGAAGAAGCTAAACCTGGAACAGCACATGGAAGGGGAAAAGATGATCGGCACCCCGATGTACATGTCCCCAGAAGCCATTAGTGGCACAGGATACGGCAAGTTTGGCTCCGACGACATCTGGTCGTTGGGTTGTGTTATACTTGAGATGGTAACAGGAAGAAGACCATGGGCAAACTTGGATAACCAATGGGCCATCATATACCAGGTTGCTGCTGGCCAGATCCCTATGTTCCCCTCGAAAAATGAGATGTCCCAGGCTGGCATTAAGTTCTTGTCCAGGTGTCTGATTCAGGACCCTAATCAGAGATCCACAGCTGTTGAGCTACTGATGGATCCATGGATTATTGAGATTCGGACCATTGCATTTGGAGATGATACAGTAGAGCCTGTTTCAAAGGAACGCCCGCTTAATTCATGA
- the HUB1 gene encoding ubiquitin-like protein HUB1 (Syntenic homolog of Saccharomyces cerevisiae YNR032C-A (HUB1)) encodes MIEVIVNDRLGKKLRVKCLSTDSVGDLKKVLAVQLGTAHGKVALHKGGVNLKDHISLDDYEVHDGTYLELYYL; translated from the coding sequence ATGATCGAGGTTATCGTAAACGATAGACTGGGCAAGAAGCTGCGGGTGAAGTGCTTGTCGACCGACTCCGTCGGTGACCTGAAAAAGGTCCTGGCGGTGCAGCTTGGAACTGCGCACGGCAAGGTTGCGCTCCACAAGGGCGGCGTGAACCTGAAGGACCACATTTCCCTCGATGACTACGAGGTACACGATGGCACGTACCTGGAACTTTATTATTTGTGA
- the PPG1 gene encoding putative serine/threonine-protein kinase PPG1 (Syntenic homolog of Saccharomyces cerevisiae YNR032W (PPG1)), with amino-acid sequence MELDRCLEQLYGGKLLPEATLRALCFKLKEQLVRESNVVHVATPVTVVGDIHGQFHDLLEIFQIGGAVPDTNYLFLGDYVDRGLYSVETMSLLIVLKLRYPARIHLIRGNHESRQITQSYGFYTECCNKYGGSSRVWQYFTDLFDYLVLCCIIDNEIFCVHGGLSPNVQTIDQIRIIDRIREIPHDGAMADLVWSDPEDDRDDVLGSLSQFKVSPRGAGYTFGKAVVEKFLQLNRMSKIYRAHQLCNEGYQVYFQGLVTTVWSAPNYCYRCGNKASILEVYNTQDYYFNVFEEAPENKLLNNSFMGSTNSLLGEYFEDGQAQDVFSDEYQTRSAYKRQVEYFL; translated from the coding sequence ATGGAGTTGGATAGGTGTTTAGAACAACTGTATGGTGGAAAGCTGCTGCCGGAGGCgacgctgcgcgcgctATGCTTCAAACTGAAGGAACAGCTGGTTCGGGAGTCGAACGTGGTACACGTGGCGACGCCGGTGACGGTGGTGGGAGACATACATGGTCAGTTCCACGACTTGCTGGAGATCTTTCAGATTGGGGGGGCAGTGCCGGACACGAACTACCTTTTTCTGGGGGACTATGTGGACCGCGGACTATACAGCGTGGAGACGATGTCGCTGCTGATAGTGTTGAAGCTGCGGTACCCGGCGCGGATCCATCTGATCCGGGGGAACCACGAGTCGCGGCAGATTACGCAGAGCtacgggttttacaccGAGTGCTGCAACAAGTACGGGGGCAGCAGTCGGGTGTGGCAGTACTTCACAGACCTGTTTGACTACCTGGTACTGTGCTGCATCATCGACAATGAGATCTTCTGCGTGCACGGCGGGCTGTCGCCCAACGTGCAGACGATCGACCAGATCCGCATCATCGACCGCATCAGGGAGATTCCGCACGACGGGGCGATGGCGGACCTGGTGTGGTCGGACCCGGAGGACGATCGCGACGACGTCCTGGGCTCACTCTCGCAGTTCAAGGTGTcgccgcgcggcgcgggctACACGTTCGGGAAGGCAGTTGTGGAGAAGTTCCTGCAACTGAACCGCATGAGCAAGATATACCGCGCGCACCAGCTGTGCAATGAAGGGTACCAGGTCTACTTCCAGGGCCTGGTCACGACGGTCTGGTCTGCGCCCAACTACTGCTACCGCTGTGGAAATAAGGCGTCCATTCTCGAGGTCTACAACACACAGGACTACTACTTCAACGTGTTCGAAGAGGCGCCAGAGAACAAGCTGCTAAACAACTCCTTCATGGGCTCTACCAACAGCCTCCTGGGCGAGTACTTTGAGGACGGCCAAGCACAGGACGTCTTCTCGGACGAGTACCAGACAAGATCCGCCTATAAGCGCCAGGTGGAGTACTTTCTGTGA
- the SOL1 gene encoding Sol1p (Syntenic homolog of Saccharomyces cerevisiae YNR034W (SOL1) and YCR073W-A (SOL2)) — protein MTTTVPKVFAFHEFARVAEAVADHVVHAQNTALEEKEKPSSASASSSIGNGNSSGHGGLQGPSSLTNMGNSQHVFRSVSTRSLRNGSISQSKNKKIKERRFKIAISGGSLIQVLHEGLLKRRDVRWDKWDIYFADERLVPFESPESNYGQAKRQIFDMIDTEHYGEPNVYHINEALIVDPQECADDYEKALIRGFAGRDSVKLPMFDLLLLGCAPDGHIASLFPNFQESLRERFAWVIPVTNAPSGPPNRLSLTIPVICHSHQVTFVVEGATKAPVIKTIMERPEKGLPSSIVNEGAAGRVSWFVDNDALTDVMVTKKVYKFLVTNPNV, from the coding sequence ATGACCACTACAGTTCCGAAGGTTTTTGCGTTCCACGAGTTTGCTAGAGTGGCCGAGGCCGTAGCGGACCACGTGGTGCACGCGCAGAATACTGCGCTAGaggagaaggagaagcCGTCTTCGGCTTCCGCCAGCTCGAGCATTGGGAATGGGAACAGCAGCGGCCACGGGGGTCTCCAAGGACCCTCTAGTCTCACGAATATGGGCAACTCGCAGCATGTGTTCCGATCGGTCTCCACAAGAAGCCTGCGGAACGGCTCGATCTCGCAATCGAAGAACAAGAAGATCAAGGAGCGCAGGTTTAAGATCGCGATATCGGGCGGTTCTTTGATTCAGGTCTTGCATGAGGGACTTTTGAAGAGACGAGATGTGCGGTGGGATAAGTGGGATATCTACTTCGCTGACGAGCGGTTGGTGCCTTTTGAGTCGCCCGAGAGTAATTATGGACAGGCTAAGCGGCAGATATTTGATATGATAGATACCGAACACTACGGAGAACCGAATGTTTATCATATTAATGAGGCATTGATCGTCGATCCGCAGGAGTGTGCTGACGACTACGAAAAGGCCCTTATCAGGGGCTTTGCTGGCAGAGATTCCGTAAAGTTGCCGATGTTTGACTTGCTGCTTTTGGGCTGTGCTCCGGATGGCCACATAGCGTCCCTCTTTCCCAATTTTCAGGAGTCGTTGCGGGAGCGCTTCGCTTGGGTGATCCCTGTGACGAATGCACCAAGTGGCCCACCAAACAGATTATCGTTGACTATACCAGTCATTTGTCATTCTCATCAGGTTACATTTGTGGTGGAAGGAGCCACAAAGGCTCCGGTTATTAAAACGATAATGGAAAGACCAGAGAAAGGACTCCCAAGCAGTATTGTTAATGAGGGTGCAGCAGGACGTGTCTCGTGGTTTGTAGACAACGACGCATTAACCGACGTCATGGTAACCAAAAAAGTGTACAAATTTTTGGTTACAAATCCAAACGTGTGA
- the ABZ1 gene encoding 4-amino-4-deoxychorismate synthase (Syntenic homolog of Saccharomyces cerevisiae YNR033W (ABZ1)): MVVHVLFIDSYDSFTYNVVQLIKDQEGVAVTTIHNDSFADFSKLEGYLGAFDAIVVGPGPGNPANGSADIGIIESLFKLEVAVPILGICLGMQAMCYARGCKIEQLQTIKHGQIYEMNVSDCNNELFSAFPASFSSVRYHSLHVADLMEDILPLAYTTDENGPVLMAAQVRGLPWYGVQYHPESCCSELGPLLISNFLRIATRYNETSGRMTSEVRPLRENRERFDRLLLELDQCIDKQPTCEKVAAREKAIQVETYDIPKDPNLALNVCDKLVEPFFLMASSSLKPKCGSVSIIALPDEYSTVFTHYVQLNKTTIHRWRAAGLTPESYSAAVDGTKPSPHVQVILEDKQRFWVTLGEFMNSKSISNNPDLPFIGGLVGMLGYEVGQFLDHYYEKGIQPDAKLVYIENSVLIDHEAGKLHLISLKNDFPQSVRDIVTAAVEKGSEAPNWPLKLPEDVTFDINFPSKDAYAAAFEKTQKYLHEGTSYEICITTQTEITPSRRIPPWRLFQTLVRRNPAPFSSFFDFSDICPDYSDVCLISTSPERYIKWSSDACELRPIKGTVKKVPGLTQDDARAILTTPKEFGENLMILDLIRNDLFELFPHVTAEDIMLIEEYETVFQLVSVVEAHGIRASPYNGLDILKHTLPPGSMTGAPKKITVELLQRDIEHTLNEHLPAVRGTRGAYSGIAGYLSVNGNADWSVNIRCMYSYDNASTWRIGAGGAVTVLSTLDGEWEEMHTKLESALQIFQ; this comes from the coding sequence ATGGTTGTGCACGTGCTATTTATTGACTCCTACGATTCGTTCACTTACAATGTGGTACAACTGATCAAGGATCAAGAAGGAGTTGCTGTAACGACAATCCATAACGACAGTTTTGCTGACTTTTCTAAGCTCGAAGGCTATCTAGGCGCCTTCGACGCGATTGTAGTAGGTCCCGGCCCCGGGAACCCCGCAAATGGCAGCGCAGATATTGGAATCATTGAAAGCCTGTTCAAGCTCGAAGTGGCCGTACCGATTCTTGGAATATGCCTCGGCATGCAGGCGATGTGCTATGCTCGAGGATGCAAGATAGAGCAGTTGCAGACCATCAAGCACGGGCAGATCTATGAAATGAATGTTAGCGACTGCAACAACGAACTCTTCAGCGCGTTTCCCGCAAGCTTCAGCTCCGTGCGCTATCACTCGCTTCATGTGGCCGATCTGATGGAGGATATCCTACCACTGGCATACACAACGGATGAAAACGGACCTGTCTTGATGGCGGCGCAGGTACGCGGACTGCCATGGTATGGAGTACAGTACCACCCGGAGTCATGCTGTTCCGAACTTGGCCCTTTGCTCATAAGCAACTTCTTGCGCATCGCCACCCGTTACAACGAGACGTCGGGCCGGATGACTTCGGAGGTTCGTCCGTTGAGGGAAAACAGGGAGCGCTTTGACCGCCTATTGCTGGAACTAGATCAATGCATTGACAAACAGCCCACGTGTGAGAAGGTGGCCGCGCGGGAGAAGGCTATCCAGGTTGAGACGTATGACATCCCGAAAGACCCAAACTTGGCCCTAAATGTTTGCGACAAGCTTGTGGAACCATTCTTCCTAATGGCATCTTCATCGCTGAAGCCGAAGTGCGGGAGCGTGTCCATTATTGCGCTGCCAGATGAGTATTCAACGGTTTTCACACACTATGTACAACTGAACAAGACCACCATCCATCGTTGGAGAGCAGCCGGACTAACGCCCGAATCTTACTCCGCGGCGGTCGATGGAACCAAACCATCCCCGCATGTCCAGGTTATTCTGGAGGACAAGCAGCGCTTCTGGGTCACGCTCGGCGAGTTCATGAATAGCAAGAGCATTTCCAATAACCCCGATCTTCCCTTCATCGGAGGCCTGGTTGGCATGCTAGGCTACGAGGTGGGCCAATTCCTAGACCATTATTATGAAAAGGGCATACAACCCGATGCAAAGCTCGTATACATCGAGAACTCCGTCCTGATTGACCATGAAGCGGGCAAACTCCATCTCATCTCACTAAAGAATGATTTCCCGCAGAGCGTACGCGACATCGTCACAGCTGCAGTCGAAAAGGGTAGCGAAGCACCCAATTGGCCTCTGAAACTACCTGAAGACGTCACATTCGACATTAACTTCCCGTCAAAAGACGCATATGCAGCAGCATTTGAGAAAACCCAGAAGTACCTGCACGAGGGCACAAGCTACGAGATATGCATCACCACACAGACAGAGATAACGCCCTCGCGCCGTATCCCTCCTTGGCGCCTCTTCCAAACGCTGGTGCGGCGCAACCCCGCCCCCTTCTCAAGTTTCTTCGATTTCTCCGACATCTGCCCGGACTACAGTGACGTCTGTCTTATCTCTACCTCACCTGAGCGCTACATCAAGTGGTCTTCCGACGCTTGCGAACTCCGGCCCATCAAAGGGACGGTCAAGAAGGTGCCAGGACTCACACAGGACGATGCACGGGCTATCCTCACCACCCCGAAGGAGTTTGGTGAGAACCTGATGATCCTCGATCTTATCCGCAACGATCTCTTCGAACTTTTCCCGCACGTGACAGCAGAGGACATCATGCTTATCGAAGAGTACGAGACCGTCTTTCAGCTTGTGAGTGTAGTAGAAGCCCACGGCATCCGCGCGTCGCCTTACAACGGTCTCGACATTCTCAAGCACACCTTGCCCCCAGGCTCCATGACTGGTGCGCCCAAGAAGATTACCGTAgagctgctccagcgcgATATCGAGCACACGCTCAACGAGCATCTGCCCGCTGTCCGCGGCACTCGTGGTGCTTATTCGGGTATTGCCGGCTACCTCAGTGTTAACGGGAACGCCGATTGGAGCGTCAACATTCGCTGCATGTATTCTTACGATAATGCGTCTACATGGCGCATTGGTGCAGGCGGCGCCGTCACTGTGCTGAGCACACTTGACGGGGAGTGGGAAGAAATGCACACAAAGCTTGAGAGTGCCCTGCAGATCTTTCAGTAG
- the ERS1 gene encoding cystinosin-like protein ERS1 (Syntenic homolog of Saccharomyces cerevisiae YCR075C (ERS1)) — MRKRQLLGYLYATCWSVSMYPPLWINWKRQSARALSKGYVVFNCIGYTALVLSLVVQTVLWQNEGDTSSAVRPSVGWSDYWYAMHSWLLNGLLASQVLWGTRLWGFTGEPANRMSTAHRKMMQLFIGLFCIGTVQYVVSITQTGLNNQSTLFYCHVLYFIKIIMSVLKYIAQAKHNYERKSTVGFSMLSVSLDICGGVFSLAQLVLDLTEKSGISVTTVKANSGKLGIGLVSLLFNFVYISQWLLYR; from the coding sequence ATGAGGAAGAGACAGTTGCTCGGATACTTGTACGCGACATGTTGGTCGGTGTCGATGTATCCGCCACTATGGATCAACTGGAAGCGGCAGAGCGCAAGAGCATTGTCGAAAGGCTACGTGGTGTTTAATTGCATCGGGTATACAGCGCTAGTACTCTCGCTGGTTGTGCAGACGGTGCTCTGGCAGAATGAAGGCGACACGTCCAGCGCGGTGAGGCCGTCGGTAGGGTGGTCGGACTACTGGTATGCCATGCATAGCTGGCTTCTTAACGGACTGCTGGCGTCGCAGGTGCTATGGGGCACCAGACTATGGGGCTTCACCGGAGAGCCGGCGAATAGGATGAGCACAGCGCACCGGAAGATGATGCAGTTGTTCATCGGGCTTTTTTGCATTGGCACAGTGCAATATGTGGTTAGCATTACGCAAACAGGGTTGAACAATCAGTCGACACTGTTCTACTGCCATGTGCTGTACTTTATAAAAATCATCATGTCTGTGCTGAAGTATATCGCACAGGCCAAGCACAACTACGAGCGCAAGTCCACGGTTGGGTTTTCCATGCTGAGCGTATCGCTGGACATATGTGGGGGGGTTTTCTCCCTGGCGCAGCTCGTCTTGGATCTGACTGAAAAGTCCGGGATCTCGGTCACAACGGTCAAGGCCAACTCCGGCAAGCTAGGAATCGGTCTAGTAAGCCTCCTTTTCAATTTTGTTTATATATCTCAGTGGCTTTTATATAGATGA